The Megalops cyprinoides isolate fMegCyp1 chromosome 19, fMegCyp1.pri, whole genome shotgun sequence genome has a window encoding:
- the LOC118794113 gene encoding homeobox protein Hox-B6a: MSSYFVNSTFPVTLPGGQESFLGQIPLYSSGYTDPLRHYPGAAYGTSSVQDKAYPPSYYQQANGAYSRATTAGACDYAAASFYREKDPACALTSIEEHSLVLSQDHRKSDCTGQNKSIFADSDDQKPTTPVYPWMQRMNSCNGTFGNPGRRGRQTYTRYQTLELEKEFHFNRYLTRRRRIEIAHALCLTERQIKIWFQNRRMKWKKENKLINSSQISGEEEEEKRTE; the protein is encoded by the exons ATGAGTTCCTATTTTGTAAACTCAACTTTCCCCGTGACTCTGCCCGGCGGACAAGAGTCTTTCTTGGGACAGATACCGTTATACTCCTCCGGATACACGGATCCTTTAAGACACTACCCCGGCGCTGCTTATGGAACTTCCAGCGTCCAAGACAAAGCGTATCCACCCTCTTATTATCAGCAGGCGAACGGTGCCTACAGCCGGGCCACCACCGCCGGTGCCTGCGACTATGCGGCGGCCAGCTTTTACAGGGAGAAGGACCCCGCCTGCGCGCTCACCAGTATAGAGGAGCACTCGCTCGTCTTAAGCCAGGACCACCGCAAGTCAGACTGCACGGGGCAGAATAAAAGCATATTCGCAGATAGTGACGATCAGAAGCCGACCACTCCGGTCTACCCGTGGATGCAAAGGATGAACTCATGCAACG GAACCTTCGGTAACCCCGGCCGCAGGGGTCGTCAGACGTACACCCGCTACCAGACGCTCGAGCTGGAAAAGGAGTTCCATTTTAACAGGTATTTGACCAGGCGGCGTCGAATCGAGATTGCGCACGCACTCTGCCTGACTGAACGACAGATAAAAATCTGGTTCCAGAATCGCAGaatgaagtggaaaaaagaaaacaaactcatTAACTCATCACAAATCagtggagaagaagaagaagaaaagaggacAGAATGA